The Treponema sp. OMZ 790 genome includes the window AACCCTGTACAAACTTCGGCTAAAACGCCTATAGCCATGACCGTTAAAAAGTTATGTTTAGGATTTTCAGGATGTCCGTTTACATATTTAAAAGAATAGGTTTTGGAATCTCCTATGGGCATGAGCTCAATAACTCCGATAGGACTGTGATGAGCCATTCTTGGAACTTTATCAAAATCGTTCCATCTTTTATAATCTTCTTCCAAATACGGAACAAGTCTTTCAATAACCTTTTCGGCACCTACAGATTTAAGATACTTTGCCATTGTAGGCAAATCAATATACTTCGTTTTCAACATATTAACCTCCTCAATGTTGATTCTACAGTAATGATACACGCTTTTTTTGATTTTGTCTATACAACATATATAATCTCCAGCTCAAATTATTTTTTCTGCCCCGGATTATATTTTTTATTTTTAAAAAAATCTTCAGCAAGTTCTTTGACTTCTTTGTTAAGCCATATAATTCCTACCATGTTTGGAATAACAACGAGGGCAAGGGTTATATCGAGTATAAAGCCTGCATGTTCAAATTTTATAAAAGCTGCCGCAGCAATCATTAAAGTAGCAATGAATCTAACTAATTTTCCTATAAATGTTCCAAAACAATATTCCGCACATTTTTCACAATAGTAAACAATTACCAAAATAGTAGATAAAACAAATAAGAAAAGCGAAATAGATATGATAACAGAACCGGTAAACCCAAAGGAAAGATTAAAAGCTCTTTCTACGGCAATACTTGAAAATTCGCTTTGTTTCCATATTCCTGTTGTTAATACAACTAATGCAGACATTGTACAAACAAGAAGGGTGTCCACAAGCACTTCAAAAACACCCCACATACCCTGTCTACAAGGATGGTCGGTAATTGCCGTTGAATGTGCGTAAGGGGCAGACCCCATACCGGCTTCGTTGGAATAAACTCCGCGGGCAACACCCTTTTGAATAGCCAATAAAATTCCGCCTCCTATACTTCCTCCTGCAATTGCAGCAGGATTAAAGGCTCCGATAAAAATCATCTTAAATGCCGACGGAACATTTTTAATGTTTATCAAAATAATTATCAAAGAACATACTGTATATAACAGAGCCATAAACGGAACAAGGTATTCCGTTACCTTGCTTATACGTTTGATACCGCCGTATACAACCAATCCTACAAGCACAAAAATAAATCCGATAGCAACATAGCGGGTTGCAGCAATATCGGTATTAAAAAAACTCTCTCCCAGCTTTTCGATGGGGCCTACAGCAGACAATGTTTGCAATGTAATTGAAGGTAATATTTCAAGCATAAAGAAAAAGGATACACAAAATCCTAAAACCTTACCTATTTTTCCTCCTATTCCTTTTTTTAAGTAGTATGCAGGACCGCCCACATACTCTTGTAAGGCATTTTGTTCGCGGTATTTAATGCCGAGAACAATTTCCGCAAACTTTGTAGCCTGCCCTAAAATAGCTGTTACCCACATCCAAAAAACGGCACCCGGGCCTGCTGCAAAGATAATAGTAGGAACTACAACAATATTGGCAGCTCCTATCGATGATGCCAAAGCAGCCGTTGCCGCTTGAAATGGAGTTACGGTACCTGTTCCTTCTCCTTTGGTAAATATCTTACCAAATGTTTGCTTCAAGATAAATCCCAAATATTTAAACTGGAAAAACCCCAAACGCAAAGTAATCAAAAAACCTCCGCCGACAAGTAGAATTAATAGCGGCGGCCCCCAAAGCCAATCTGCAAAGCTGCTAAGACTTTCAATTAAAGTATTCATACTATACCTCCTACAAAATATTGAATTATCATTAACAATAATTATAACACAATGTTTTATAAAAATCGATAATAAAAACTTAGGAGTCAAATAAAACAGGTTAAAAATAAACCGCTTACAAGATAACATCTTGTAAGCGGTTTTCTATTTTAGAAAAAGCATTTTAATTGTCTTATTCAACAAAGGCGTACTTTAGATTATAGGTACCCGGATAAAACTGTTTAACTCCTTTTAATCTTTTTTGCATAAAGATATTATAGGTCTGGTTTGCATAGGGAGCAATTCCGCATTCGTCGGCCAATAAAATCATTTCCGCTTTTTTAAAACATTCCAACTGTTCGTTAAAATCGGAGCTTTTCTTTGCCTTTTGAACCAAGTCTGTATACTCCTTATTTTCCCAGCCTATCGGAACAATTTTGTTGCCGGGTAAAAAAAGATCCAGATATCTTGCCGGCGTATCAATGCCGCCTCCCCAGGATTTAAAACCAACCTGATAGTCCAAGCTCTTATTCCGTTTTTTAAAGACCGTTCCCTCAATTTTATCAAGCTCTACATTTACTCCAAGTACGCTTGAAAGACGATTTTGTAAATATTCGTCAAACTTGGAACTTTCGTGTGATGGGAACATTATAGAAATCGTTATTTTTGACGGGTCATCCCCAAGTCCGAGCTCTTTTAAGCCTTCAATAAAATGAGATTTAGGATCAGATACTTTTTTTATCAATTCCTGAATCGGCTCACCTGCAAGACTGCGGTAATTTTTACCTTCAAGCTCGGTTGCAATCGAAACAAAGCCGTAGGCCGGTTTATAAATATCGTCAAACAAGTCCGTGCAAATTTCTTTGCGGTCAAGACTTGCCGAAAGAGCTTGACGAATTTTTTTGTTTGAAAATAGCTTATCCTTTTGATTCATAAAAATATATTGAACTCGGCTGTCAACTCCGTGTATTTCGGCAAAGCGGTTTTCTTTTTTTAGCTTGTTTATCCAGCTTATGGAATAAGCATTTGCAATATCGATGCTTCCGTTTAAAAGTTCGCCTAAGGCGGCATTTTCTTCATTTATTATTTTAAATGTAAGAGCATCTATTTTTACCCTTTCGGCATTCCAAAATTTATCGTTTTTAACGAGCTCAATCTTGCTGTTATGTACCCAAGTTTTTATCTTAAAGGCCCCGCTGCAAATTATTTTTTCGGCCTCACTTCCATAGGATAATCCGAATTGGTTTATAATATCTTCCCTCTGGGGAGGAATTTTTGCAGCAAATTCATGAAGATTTTTTATGGGATTTTCAGTTATAATTTGAAGAGTTTTTTCGTCAAGGACCTTGATGCCTATTTCGGAATAATCCAGTTTTCCTTTTAAAATGGCTTGGGCATTTTTGATATAGTCGTAGTACATTGCCATGGGAGAGGCAGATTCGGCATTGATGATACGGCGAATACTGTACACAAAGTCTTCAGCCCTTATCTTTACGCCGTCAGACCAATAGGCCTCACGCAATTTAAAAGTCCATTCGGTATAATCGGCATTATGAGTCCAAGACTCGGCAAGGGCCGGAAGAACCTTTCTTTCCCCATTATCTTCGGTTAAGATATCGGTAAGGTTTTCGTTTATATAGTCCAGCACTATAAAAGAATACCTATCCGAAGCCTTTGCAGCATCCAAAATACTCGGTTCTGCACCCAATGAGGCCGTAACAACTTTGGGCCCATCAATTTTTTTATTGCCTCCGCAGGCAAAAAAAAGCAGCACGAATGCTGCAAGAAAAATAATTTTTATAGTCTTCATTTAAACCTCGGCTTGCACTATAGCAAATTTTAGATGATTTTTCCAGCGGGTAAAAATAGAGCAGCAAGAAGCTATAAGATGGTTAAAATTCTATAAAAAAGATTCAAATAGTTTACCGAAAAGGAGGCCCCAGCCGTCAACCATAACAAAAAGAATCAATTTAAACGGCATAGATATTTGAATAGGAGGCAGCATTATCATACCCATCGACATAAGTATACTGGCCACAATCATATCTATTATAATAAAGGGCAGGTACAAAAATATACCTATCTGAAAAGCTATTGTAAGTTCATGCAGAATAAAGGCTGCAATCAAAATATGCGTCGGAACATCTGCAAGAGTATTCGGCTTTGGGAGTTTTGCCATAGCCATAAAGGTACGGATGTGTGCAGGATTTTTTTGCATTTGCTTGTACATAAAATACCGCATAGGTTTTTCCGCCTCTTTATAAGCTTCTTCTATTCCGATTTGTCCCTCGCTCATAGGTTTATAGGAATTATTGTATATCTGAGTGAAGGTCGGCCACATAATAAAAAGAGTCAAAAAGAAAGCTATTCCGTTTAAAACCTGAGTCGGAGGCACTTGCTGCAAAGACAAAGCCCTTTTCACAAAATCCAAAACAATACTCAAACGCAAAAAGCTCGTCATCAGCATTAAAAGACTCGGAGCTATCGAAATAAGAGTAATAAAAATTAAAAGCTGAACGGAAAAGGCCACATCCTTATTTGTGGAAGGTTCCCGTATCGAAAAATCGATAAAAGGAATGCGCCCAGCCTGTCTGTTAGGGTCGGCATCCGTTCTTCCGGCTGTAGAGCCTTCAGGAAACCTTGCTTGCGAAAAAACCTGAAGCGGAACAAAAAGGACCATGACGAAAAAGATTACAACTAAAAATCTTTTTTTCATTCTCTTTCCTCCGGCTGTCCTTTTGCGGCATTATTTAATCTTTCTCTTTGCGCTTCAAAAAAATTGACATCAATGCCGTTATTTTTTGTGTTTTTAAAAACCGACGAAAGCATAGAAGCAAAATCCCGTTTGGGCAAGGAACTGCGCCGTTCGGCTTCCAAATTCATGGTATCGACCAAAATTTTATCTTCAACTTCTCCTATCATGTTTATTGAAGAATCGGTAACTCCTACAAGATAGGCTTTTTCGCCCAATGTGATTACATGGATACTTTTACCTTGAGCAAGGTTGATTGAAGCAACGCTTTTTAAATAAGGATCTTCAGAAGAAAAAGTTGTCGAATATTTTTTTATGAATTTAAGTACAACGTAAGCTAAAATACATACAACCAGCAAAGAAATAAGTATACGCAAAAGAACGGAAACAGAAGATTGAGATCTTTCTGCAACATTCAAATCAAAGCCTGTCTCATTTCTTGAAGGTAAATCTTCTGTTCTATCCGTAGTCTTTTCCGTATCTGCATCCAGCAAAATACCCGACTCGGAAGGTAAGGCCTCATCACCTGTAGAAGGACTGTCACCTTCAGCAAACAACAAGACCGAAAACAAAAAGAAAAGAACAAAAGAAAGTTTTTTTCTTAACCTCATTAAAGCCCCCACCCGATTTTAATTTTATATATCCGAAATACGCTCCGCCGGAGACAAAATTTCGGTAATACGGACACCGAAACTTTCTTCTATAACTACAACCTCGCCCTTGGCTATAGGTTTGTGGTTTACAAGAACATCGACAGGTTCACCGGCAAGCTTATCAAGCTCAATAATGTGCCCCTCACCCATTCCGAGGATTTCTTTAATCATTCGCTTTGTGCGCCCTAATTCTACGGTCATTTCCATGTAGACGTCCATGATAAGACCGATATTACCCTGCTCTTCCTGACTTACAAAACCCTGAAGGGGCGGAAATTGAACAGGCTGAACATTAGCGCCCATTCCCATTTGAGGCATCATGCCCATATTATTCATAGCCTGCATACTTCCTCCTTGCTGAGGCGATCCTTGGGCCATACCGGAACCGAACATTTGCTGTGCAGGGCCTCCTGCTTGCATAGCCCCCATCTGCATACCGCCCATCATTCCGTTTTGCATTGCGCCCATATTTTGCATACCTCCCATTGCCGCCATGCCTTGTGCTCCGGCATCTCCTCCCATAGTCTGCATTGAAGGATCAGGCCCTGCAATAGCAGAAGCTATTTTATCGACAACATCTTCAGGAAGAATCTCCCATAATTGGTATGCTGAGTCATCAAGCTGTACATTATACGTGACACTTATAAAGCTGCGCTGAGGCAATCTCATCATAGCCTTAGGAACATGTGAAGATTCTGCCGGAGCAGATGAAACGCCGGTAAGCCCGGCACGCTCAAGGTAACTAAGTTCCGTACCGACATATTGAGCTATTGTCTCGCTTATAACCGAAAGGGCCATATCGTCTATTTCTACGCTGTCTTCATGGTTAACCAAGCTGACTATTTTTTTTGCAAGCTCAGGTGTCATCATAAAGGCATGATCACCTGTCATAGATCCTGAAAAATCAATGAGGGTCGCAACCGCCATTTCGGAAACCTTTCTTAAAAAGGTCTCCCTATCTGAAAGCTCGATAACCGGCTCCGAAATAGCGACACTTTTACCGGTCATAGACTCCAAATTAGAAGATAGCCCCGGAATATTTTCTTTTATAAATTGAAGCAAGGCTGTTTTTTTAAAACTAGCCAAATCATCGCCTGCACCTGCAGCAGGGGCCGGTGCAATTCCGCCTCCGCCTACTCCCGATAACAAGGCATCTATTTCATCTTGAGAAATTGAACCATCACTCATACAACTCATCTCCTTCCGATGTTAATTCTTCGAATTCATCACCGCTAATATCTTCTATTTTTTCCAAAATCTGAACTGCTAATTTTTTACCCTTTACACCGGGCTGGCAGGAGAATTTAGGCCTGCTTCCTACTGTGAGTTTAAAGGGATCCCCTACCCTTACGTTGGGTAAGCGTACAACGTCTCCGGCTCTCAAATTAAGAACGTCCCTGATTGAAACATCCAAGGAACCTACCTCGGCAACCATGTCAACTTCAACCGAAGAAAGTTTATCCTTAATCGCAGCCGCATATTGACCTGTTGAAGCCCTCCTGACCGAAGAAAACCAAAACTGTGTCGATAATTTTGAAATAATCGGTTCAAGGGTAATATAAGGAAGACAGATATTCATCATTCCTTCTTCTTCACCGACTTTGGTTTCCAAGGTTACCAAAAGAACCATTTCCGAAGGGGTTACAATCTGAACAAATTGCGGGTTGGTATCTATGTTTCCCAAACGGGGACGTAAATCGACTACGGTAGTCCATGCTTCCCTCATATTTGCAAGGATACGGACTATAACTCCTTCCATAACCGAGCTTTCGATTTCGGTCAATTCTCTTTGAACCTTTGAGCCCTGTCCTTTACCGCCGAACAAGCGGTCTATAATCGAAAAGGTAACCGAAGGGTCTATTTCCAAAAGAGCACTTGCCCTTAAAGGATCCATGTTGATAATCGCCAAGGTCGTCGGCGTAGGTATTGATCTTATAAATTCTTCATACGTAAGCTGTTCTACAGTTGCTACGTGAACATGAGCCATGCTTCGCAGCTGAGCCGAAAGAGAGGTGGTTGTGAGACGGGCAAAGGTTTCATGCATCATCTGTACCGTCCTCATCTGCTCTTTAGAAAATTTATCGGGACGTTTGAAGTCGTAAATTTTTATTTTACGGGTATCGTTAACGGCACGAAAATCTTCAGTATCCGTATCCCCTGAGCTTATTGCGGTGAGAAGCTGATCTATTTCATCCTGCGAAAGAACTTCTGTCATGGCTCTCCTATCCTTTATTGTTCAACAATGTCGTATTGCGTGAAGCGAACATCCTTTATTTTATTTTTTGTAAGTACATTATCGTTTATTTCGTGCTTTATTTCAATCTTTATTTTTTCTTCCTGTTTTAATTCTGCCGTAGTTTTGTTCTTAAAATAGGAACGTAAAAAGTCTATTATTTCGACCTTTCTTGCAGAAAGTTCCTGAGGTGTCGACTTATCGTTATTGGTATATCCCAATGCAACATCAACTATCAAAGTTGCAGGAATTCTATCGGCCGTATGTACTTTCAAAATACCGATTGCCTGATACCATTGAAAAACATCCCTTGTTTCCCGATATTCTTCAGAAACGGGGGATATTGAATGAGATGCACCCTTCTTATCTCTTATGTTCATTGTAATAACAACAACGGTAACAATGAAAATTAGAGCAACCAATACAATAGCAACCCATTTTATCAACATGGGTATAAGACCTGCACCTCGTTTTTTGGTGTCTACAGATGAACTCATGTTTTCCTGAATATCATCGTCATCCATTAAGTCATTATCAGCCATAATTTTCTCCTTACTATCATAATCGGCACATTTCTATTTTTACTAAAAGTGTGCATCATCAAGAATAATTATATCAACCCGCCTATTATAGGCTCTGCCTTCTGCCGTATCATTCGAAAATATCGGACGTGTGTCCGCATAACCGGCTACAGAAAACCGGGATTCTTGAGCTCCAAAATCTGTAAGACTGTGCAAAATATTTATTGCTCTTGCAGATGAAAGCTCCCAATTACTTTTCCATACATCAGAATCCGTTACGCCGGAATCCGTATGGCCTTCAACCCTAAATCTATGAGAAGCAAGGTCTTGAGAAGATAAAAATTGGGCGAGGTTTAAAAGTGTGTCTCTGGATTCGGCAATATTAAGCTCCGCACTTCCCGGGTAAAAGAAAACGTCCGACGCCAAACTTATTACCACTCCTCTTTCATCGCTTGTAACCGCAATTTTATTTGTTTTAATTTCGGGAGCAAAAAGAGAAACGGCTTTTTTTAAGGCCGTCGCAAGCATCTTTCCTTTTTCCATTGAAGGCAGGGAGCTTATGGTGTTTCCAAGGTCTGAAAGTCTGCCGGCAGAAACGGAAAGACCGCCTCCCGTCGGGTCACCGCTTATTGACGCAGAAAGAGCCAAGAGTTGAGTTACATCAATCTCAGACGGCTCAAAAAGCATTACGAAGAAGCAAAGCATGAGAGTAACCATATCTGCATAAGTGGTAAGCCATCCGCTTCCTGCGGCGCCCGCTCCGTGTTTCTTTTTCCTCGCCATTTTAATCCTTTAGGACTTCCGCCTCAATTGCTTTTCTATCGGAAGGAGTCAAATATGTAACAAGTCTTTGAGCCAAAATTCTTGGGTTATCTCCGGCTTGAATTCCCAAAACTCCTTCTATAATCATTTCCTTTGATTTTACTTCCATATTATTTTGATATATAAGTTTTGTTGCTATAGGAACCAATAACCAGTTTTGCATAAGTGAACCGTAAAAGGTGGTAACAAGAGCCGTAGCCATGTTAGGACCTAGAGCGCTTTTATCGTCCAAGTTTAACAACATACCTATAAGACCAATAACCGTTCCCAACATACCAAAACCGGGCGCAAGAGTCGCCCAAGCATTTACCAAAGAAACCCACGTATTGTGTCTTTCTTCCATTTGGTTAAGTTCATTTTCCATAAGGGAGCGGATAGCTTCACCGTCTATACCGTCAACTACGTTACGCAAACCGGAACGCATAAAGGGATCTTCAAAATCTTCGATTTCTTCTTCCAATGCAAGAAGACCCGCACGGCGGCTTTTTTCGGAAAGAGCTACGAAGCGTTGAACCAGAGCTTTTTCGCCGTAATCGGTTACTTTAAAAACCCTTCCTACAACTTTAAAAATTCCTATTGTGTAAGATAAAGGATAGGTTAAAAAAAGACACATGTAGGAGCCGCCCATTGTAATGAACATTGAAGGCAAATGAATAAGACCTCCGGCTGAACCGCCTAGGAAGGCACCAAATGCAACAACTCCTAAACCTCCGAATATTCCTATAAACGACGCTATATCCATATATTCCCCTTTTTGCTTCTTCTACAACTCATTTTTAAATACACCTATTTTACGGCGGTACGCGACTATAGCCTCCAAAATCTCTTCAGGACTTTCTTTAATCACATAGAACTTTCCTGAAAGCATTTGCAACGTAACATCAGGATTGCACTCTATCGTTTCAATTTGATGAGGATTAATCCAATATTTTGTTCCGTTTAGCCGCGTTACCTGTATCATAAATAATACCCTACATTATACCATACTATCGTTTCAAGTTCAAGACTGTTTCAAGCATTGTATCTGAAGTTTGTATTGTTTTAGCTCCTGCCTGAAAGCCTTTTTGAGTTACGATCATGTCTACAAATTGGTCGGTCAAGTCAACGTTACTCATTTCGAGGGTTCCACCGATAAAGTAGCCCTTGCCTACTGTTCCCGATGTAGAAATATTTGCAATGCCTGAGTTGTTGGACTGAACATAGGTGTTTTGTCCGGCCTTTTCAAGACCGCCCTGATTAGCAAAACCGGCCATGGCTATCTGCCCTATTTCCTGTCTTACACCGTTGGAGTAAACGCCGGTTATAATACCGCTCTGGTCTATTCTGAAGTTTTCAAGGTATCCCAGAGTATATCCGTCCTGTTCGTAAGCCTTAGTGGTGCTCTTATCGGAAAACTGAGTTATAGTATTTTTGGAAGTACCGATTTCGCCTAAATTTACGTCAAATGTGTGTCTTGTAGGAGCTCCTGCCTCATCGGGGTTTGCACCTACTACATTGTAAGAAATTTGAACCAAAACTTGTCCTGCAGGTGCTGTTACGTTTCCGGCAGTGTCGGTAACGGAGGCAAGATGTCCGTTATTGTCAAAGCGGACTATAAAATTATTTTGGACACCGTCGGTTGTTCCGATTCCTACACGGGTAGCAGTAGCTTCTGCATTTGTCGGATCAACATTTACGGTTGCCTGCCAAGCATTGACCTCTCCCGGAATTCTTGCAAAATCGATTTGAAGTTCATGGGCTTCACCGAAGCTGTCATAAACCTTAAATTCGGTAGACCATGTGGATTCCAAAATCTGAGCCCGGTTTGCTCCTTCGGGTAATTCGGGTAATCTTTTATCAAGGTTACAAGCATAGTTTACACTTGTAGTAGCCTTTGCATCAAGTTTTTGACCTATCGGAATGTTTAAATCTTCTGTCTGGCCTGAGGTATTGATTATCCTAAACCCATCGGCTTCTTCAGCCATCCAGCCCTGAACTCTCATTCCGTTTGCGGGATTTACCAAAGTTCCGTCCTTATCGATACCGAAGGCACCGGCCCTTGTATAAAAAGTTTTTTCTCCGTCTTTAAGAATAAAGAAGCCGTTTCCTTGAATTGCAAGGTCGGTGTTGACTCCCGTTGTCTGCAAGGCTCCCTGTGTAAAGATTGTGTCGATACTTGCTACCATCATACCTAAGCCGACTTCTTTAGGGTTTACACCTCCAAGTTCCTCGGTAGGACGGGCTGCACCGCTTAATTGCTGTGAAATTAAATCTTGGAAGTTTACTCTTCCTCTTTTAAAACCTGTTGTATTTACGTTAGCTACGTTATTTCCGATAACGTCCATTCTTGTTTGGTGATTTTGCATTCCGGTAACACCCGAAAATAATGATCTCATCATAATTATTGCCTCCTAATTGTTTTCTGCATAAACCGTTTTAACGGCAGACCAGTTGTACCAGTTTCCGTTTACCATAACTTCAGGATTTATACCTCGTGTTGCTGCCGAAATATATCCTGAAACTTTAGAAGAACCTAAATCAAGGTCAACTTTTTTGCCGATGGCGTTTACAGCCGATGAGCCTGTCATAAGCTCGTTTAAGGCGGCAAAATTTTTATTCATATTGGTCATCTGCTCAAGGGATGAAAATTGAGCCATTTGCCCGATAAATTGAGTATCTTCCATCGGAGATGTAGGATCTTGATGGGTGAGCTGGGCAATTAACAGCTGAAGAAATTCGTCTTTCCCAAGCTGCTGCTTAGGAACCCTTGTTTCAGCAAAATTTTGTTTGTTCAAGGTGTCAACCTGAAGGCTTAAAAGAGCCTTTTCTTCAGGACTCATCTCGGATTTAAAATCCTTCATCATT containing:
- a CDS encoding sodium:alanine symporter family protein; the encoded protein is MNTLIESLSSFADWLWGPPLLILLVGGGFLITLRLGFFQFKYLGFILKQTFGKIFTKGEGTGTVTPFQAATAALASSIGAANIVVVPTIIFAAGPGAVFWMWVTAILGQATKFAEIVLGIKYREQNALQEYVGGPAYYLKKGIGGKIGKVLGFCVSFFFMLEILPSITLQTLSAVGPIEKLGESFFNTDIAATRYVAIGFIFVLVGLVVYGGIKRISKVTEYLVPFMALLYTVCSLIIILINIKNVPSAFKMIFIGAFNPAAIAGGSIGGGILLAIQKGVARGVYSNEAGMGSAPYAHSTAITDHPCRQGMWGVFEVLVDTLLVCTMSALVVLTTGIWKQSEFSSIAVERAFNLSFGFTGSVIISISLFLFVLSTILVIVYYCEKCAEYCFGTFIGKLVRFIATLMIAAAAFIKFEHAGFILDITLALVVIPNMVGIIWLNKEVKELAEDFFKNKKYNPGQKK
- a CDS encoding peptide ABC transporter substrate-binding protein is translated as MKTIKIIFLAAFVLLFFACGGNKKIDGPKVVTASLGAEPSILDAAKASDRYSFIVLDYINENLTDILTEDNGERKVLPALAESWTHNADYTEWTFKLREAYWSDGVKIRAEDFVYSIRRIINAESASPMAMYYDYIKNAQAILKGKLDYSEIGIKVLDEKTLQIITENPIKNLHEFAAKIPPQREDIINQFGLSYGSEAEKIICSGAFKIKTWVHNSKIELVKNDKFWNAERVKIDALTFKIINEENAALGELLNGSIDIANAYSISWINKLKKENRFAEIHGVDSRVQYIFMNQKDKLFSNKKIRQALSASLDRKEICTDLFDDIYKPAYGFVSIATELEGKNYRSLAGEPIQELIKKVSDPKSHFIEGLKELGLGDDPSKITISIMFPSHESSKFDEYLQNRLSSVLGVNVELDKIEGTVFKKRNKSLDYQVGFKSWGGGIDTPARYLDLFLPGNKIVPIGWENKEYTDLVQKAKKSSDFNEQLECFKKAEMILLADECGIAPYANQTYNIFMQKRLKGVKQFYPGTYNLKYAFVE
- the fliP gene encoding flagellar type III secretion system pore protein FliP (The bacterial flagellar biogenesis protein FliP forms a type III secretion system (T3SS)-type pore required for flagellar assembly.), whose amino-acid sequence is MKKRFLVVIFFVMVLFVPLQVFSQARFPEGSTAGRTDADPNRQAGRIPFIDFSIREPSTNKDVAFSVQLLIFITLISIAPSLLMLMTSFLRLSIVLDFVKRALSLQQVPPTQVLNGIAFFLTLFIMWPTFTQIYNNSYKPMSEGQIGIEEAYKEAEKPMRYFMYKQMQKNPAHIRTFMAMAKLPKPNTLADVPTHILIAAFILHELTIAFQIGIFLYLPFIIIDMIVASILMSMGMIMLPPIQISMPFKLILFVMVDGWGLLFGKLFESFL
- the fliO gene encoding flagellar biosynthetic protein FliO codes for the protein MRLRKKLSFVLFFLFSVLLFAEGDSPSTGDEALPSESGILLDADTEKTTDRTEDLPSRNETGFDLNVAERSQSSVSVLLRILISLLVVCILAYVVLKFIKKYSTTFSSEDPYLKSVASINLAQGKSIHVITLGEKAYLVGVTDSSINMIGEVEDKILVDTMNLEAERRSSLPKRDFASMLSSVFKNTKNNGIDVNFFEAQRERLNNAAKGQPEERE
- the fliN gene encoding flagellar motor switch protein FliN, whose amino-acid sequence is MSDGSISQDEIDALLSGVGGGGIAPAPAAGAGDDLASFKKTALLQFIKENIPGLSSNLESMTGKSVAISEPVIELSDRETFLRKVSEMAVATLIDFSGSMTGDHAFMMTPELAKKIVSLVNHEDSVEIDDMALSVISETIAQYVGTELSYLERAGLTGVSSAPAESSHVPKAMMRLPQRSFISVTYNVQLDDSAYQLWEILPEDVVDKIASAIAGPDPSMQTMGGDAGAQGMAAMGGMQNMGAMQNGMMGGMQMGAMQAGGPAQQMFGSGMAQGSPQQGGSMQAMNNMGMMPQMGMGANVQPVQFPPLQGFVSQEEQGNIGLIMDVYMEMTVELGRTKRMIKEILGMGEGHIIELDKLAGEPVDVLVNHKPIAKGEVVVIEESFGVRITEILSPAERISDI
- the fliM gene encoding flagellar motor switch protein FliM, whose protein sequence is MTEVLSQDEIDQLLTAISSGDTDTEDFRAVNDTRKIKIYDFKRPDKFSKEQMRTVQMMHETFARLTTTSLSAQLRSMAHVHVATVEQLTYEEFIRSIPTPTTLAIINMDPLRASALLEIDPSVTFSIIDRLFGGKGQGSKVQRELTEIESSVMEGVIVRILANMREAWTTVVDLRPRLGNIDTNPQFVQIVTPSEMVLLVTLETKVGEEEGMMNICLPYITLEPIISKLSTQFWFSSVRRASTGQYAAAIKDKLSSVEVDMVAEVGSLDVSIRDVLNLRAGDVVRLPNVRVGDPFKLTVGSRPKFSCQPGVKGKKLAVQILEKIEDISGDEFEELTSEGDELYE
- a CDS encoding flagellar basal body-associated FliL family protein — its product is MADNDLMDDDDIQENMSSSVDTKKRGAGLIPMLIKWVAIVLVALIFIVTVVVITMNIRDKKGASHSISPVSEEYRETRDVFQWYQAIGILKVHTADRIPATLIVDVALGYTNNDKSTPQELSARKVEIIDFLRSYFKNKTTAELKQEEKIKIEIKHEINDNVLTKNKIKDVRFTQYDIVEQ
- the motB gene encoding flagellar motor protein MotB — encoded protein: MARKKKHGAGAAGSGWLTTYADMVTLMLCFFVMLFEPSEIDVTQLLALSASISGDPTGGGLSVSAGRLSDLGNTISSLPSMEKGKMLATALKKAVSLFAPEIKTNKIAVTSDERGVVISLASDVFFYPGSAELNIAESRDTLLNLAQFLSSQDLASHRFRVEGHTDSGVTDSDVWKSNWELSSARAINILHSLTDFGAQESRFSVAGYADTRPIFSNDTAEGRAYNRRVDIIILDDAHF
- a CDS encoding motility protein A; translated protein: MDIASFIGIFGGLGVVAFGAFLGGSAGGLIHLPSMFITMGGSYMCLFLTYPLSYTIGIFKVVGRVFKVTDYGEKALVQRFVALSEKSRRAGLLALEEEIEDFEDPFMRSGLRNVVDGIDGEAIRSLMENELNQMEERHNTWVSLVNAWATLAPGFGMLGTVIGLIGMLLNLDDKSALGPNMATALVTTFYGSLMQNWLLVPIATKLIYQNNMEVKSKEMIIEGVLGIQAGDNPRILAQRLVTYLTPSDRKAIEAEVLKD
- a CDS encoding flagellar FlbD family protein — translated: MIQVTRLNGTKYWINPHQIETIECNPDVTLQMLSGKFYVIKESPEEILEAIVAYRRKIGVFKNEL
- the flgE gene encoding flagellar hook protein FlgE, with the translated sequence MMRSLFSGVTGMQNHQTRMDVIGNNVANVNTTGFKRGRVNFQDLISQQLSGAARPTEELGGVNPKEVGLGMMVASIDTIFTQGALQTTGVNTDLAIQGNGFFILKDGEKTFYTRAGAFGIDKDGTLVNPANGMRVQGWMAEEADGFRIINTSGQTEDLNIPIGQKLDAKATTSVNYACNLDKRLPELPEGANRAQILESTWSTEFKVYDSFGEAHELQIDFARIPGEVNAWQATVNVDPTNAEATATRVGIGTTDGVQNNFIVRFDNNGHLASVTDTAGNVTAPAGQVLVQISYNVVGANPDEAGAPTRHTFDVNLGEIGTSKNTITQFSDKSTTKAYEQDGYTLGYLENFRIDQSGIITGVYSNGVRQEIGQIAMAGFANQGGLEKAGQNTYVQSNNSGIANISTSGTVGKGYFIGGTLEMSNVDLTDQFVDMIVTQKGFQAGAKTIQTSDTMLETVLNLKR